One Oryza glaberrima chromosome 11, OglaRS2, whole genome shotgun sequence genomic region harbors:
- the LOC127755841 gene encoding uncharacterized protein LOC127755841: MLEIISQGLEGTEVIDVGVLCLCGSNISGIKSSLRQKYATHNKINVHIESADSFEGETYQVVILSMLLKDENTILQIEKINTALTRARHCLWMFGEAASVSARGGVFKELVDDMIERKCILKWNTTATSQSKYALGYDDFHCSSSASSNETIHQVCKEFTWSGRPKRTKYILAPLRDQGNSDTCTMHSCLGAMESMYKHQYACLEPPQDFSWILSTDNLKEEYENVVAKEIGSEEIEKKGKDRLATVLQILEERGVLGRRKQQPEVSSNFRIKSHTQLPIKEDQGIKTVFDTVKDGKFLVAHFRISENYFSLRPGEIYHFDRHKPYLHPVSFLPASHAVMIIGLGKTMTKVKNILERSIHLNLQNSAGSLFGENGCGYVGLESIRGLYQLDI; the protein is encoded by the exons ATGCTTGAGATCATTTCCCAAG GTCTGGAAGGTACTGAAGTGATTGATGTTGGTGTCCTGTGTCTGTGTGGCAGCAATATTAGTGGAATCAAAAGTTCTCTTAGACAAAAGTATGCTACTCACAATAAAATCAATGTGCACATTGAGTCTGCTGATAGTTTTGAAGGAGAAACTTATCAAGTGGTTATTCTATCAATGCTTTTAAAAGATGAGAACACGATTCTTCAGATTGAAAAGATCAATACTGCACTTACCAGAGCAAG ACACTGTTTGTGGATGTTTGGTGAAGCTGCTAGTGTATCTGCTAGAGGGGGAGTCTTCAAAGAATTAGTTGATGATATGATAGAGCGAAAGTGTATCTTGAAATGGAACACTACCGCTACAAGTCAATCAAAATATGCACTTGGATATGATGACTTCCATTGTTCTAGCTCTGCAAGTTCAAATGAAACCATACACCAg GTATGCAAAGAATTCACATGGTCTGGGAGACCTAAGAGGACAAAATATATCTTAGCACCTCTGCGTGACCAAGGAAATTCTG ATACATGCACAATGCATTCCTGTTTGGGTGCAATGGAGTCTATGTACAAACACCAGTATGCTTGTTTGGAACCACCGCAGGACTTCAGTTGGATTTTATCCACTGATAATTTGAAGGAAGAATACGAGAATGTTGTTGCCAAAGAAATTGGATCCGAAGAAATAGAGAAAAAGGGCAAAGATCGACTTGCTACTGTACTGCAAATTCTAGAAGAACGTGGTGTCCTAGGCAGAAGAAAGCAACAACCTGAG GTTTCAAGTAATTTCAGAATCAAATCCCACACTCAACTTCCCATCAAGGAGGACCAAGGGATAAAAACTGTCTTCGATACTGTCAAGGATGGAAAATTTCTAGTGGCACATTTCCGCATATCGGAAAACTACTTCTCCTTGAGGCCAGGGGAGATTTACCACTTCGACCGCCATAAGCCCTACCTTCATCCCGTGTCTTTTTTACCAGCTTCTCACGCAGTGATGATAATTGGCTTAGGGAAGACCATGACAAAGGTGAAGAACATATTAGAGCGCTCTATCCATCTGAACCTACAGAACAGCGCGGGCAGTCTGTTTGGCGAGAATGGTTGTGGTTACGTTGGGTTGGAATCTATACGAGGCCTGTATCAACTCGATATTTGA
- the LOC127753830 gene encoding uncharacterized protein LOC127753830 yields MRPNPTPNPRAKNPQTLAVAMDGVGDGGGGGDLATGGRAGRGGVPARRPRKSRFSVLASMEDDSAEEELEEYIDDLVPPGSAAFPSERKWRQGRAEFARRHGCTVAGARTPIRQSVLYSDRPKRSQGRRGRVKPQTESLAEKDASEVSNSELGATTTDMPKFKTLSLKDSPSALDSADRAMVSTGSMDSDLPDSATTELPVVEEALSPRSESIRKINLYLAEHTFDDLREGFAAMLNGFRDPPEDAAQPNAELPEASKPCPRELDAEPFQDSESLSPAAEDVARHNVSTEEIVQNGKRWMSEEVMLAFEKYIEGRDEFRDVVYRLDELQHQCFSVDAYQKVFHHYNFTVKMKKPTLEDWLLTCYFAEVKQIYGKKSYLCRPLKPRDNGYCHGCVNQGMVALKHPDNDEVEFEVGYFNTGCPFIYLSDDDSDDHEWVPLGESIDEIFDSVFG; encoded by the exons ATGCGACCAAACCCGACCCCAAACCCTAGAGCCAAAAATCCCCAAACTCTCGCTGTCGCCATGGACGGggttggcgatggcggcggcggcggcgaccttgcTACCGGCGGCCGAGCTGGCCGGGGAGGCGTGCCCGCTCGCCGTCCTAGGAAAAGCCGATTCTCTGTTCTTGCTTCCATGGAAGACGACTCGGCGGAGGAAGAGTTGGAGGAGTACATCGACGACCTCGTTCCTCCAGGTTCAGCGGCATTTCCCTCTGAACGAAAGTG GAGACAAGGACGGGCAGAATTTGCCAGGAGACATGGATGTACAGTAGCTGGAGCTAGAACTCCTATTCGGCAAAGTGTTCTTTATTCAGACCGCCCCAAGCGATCCCAAGGCAGACGAGGACGAGTCAAGCCACAAACTGAATCACT GGCTGAGAAGGATGCGAGTGAGGTGAGCAATAGTGAGCTTGGTGCTACTACTACAGACATGCCAAAATTCAAGACACTGTCGCTGAAGGATTCACCCTCTGCACTTGATTCAGCTGATAG GGCCATGGTGAGTACTGGTAGCATGGACAGTGATTTACCTGATTCTGCAACTACCGAGCTGCCAGTTGTAGAGGAAGCTTTGTCGCCAAG GTCCGAGAGCATACGGAAAATAAATTTGTACCTGGCTGAACACACGTTTGATGATCTCAGGGAGGGATTCGCAGCTATGTTAAATGGCTTCCGCGACCCACCCGAAGATGCTGCTCAGCCCAATGCAGAGTTACCAGAAGCATCTAAGCCTTGTCCTCGTGAGTTAGATGCTGAACCATTTCAGGATTCAGAGTCTCTTTCCCCTGCAGCTGAAGACGTAGCACG GCATAACGTGTCTACAGAAGAAATCGTTCAGAACGGAAAACGATGGATGAGCGAGGAAGTTATGTTGGCTTTTGAGAAATATATTGAAGGAAGAGATGAATTCAGA GATGTGGTATACCGTCTAGATGAGCTTCAGCATCAATGTTTCAGTGTGGATGCATATCAGAAAGTTTTTCACCATTATAACTTCACTGTGAAGATGAAGAAACCCACCTTAGAAGACTGGTTATTGACATGTTATTTTGCTGAAGTGAAGCAAATATATGGGAAGAAATCTTACTTATGCCGCCCATTGAAGCCGCGTGACAATG GCTATTGTCATGGTTGCGTGAATCAAGGGATGGTTGCTCTGAAGCACCCTGATAATGATGAAGTTGAATTTGAGGTTGGCTACTTCAACACCGGTTGCCCCTTCATATACTTGAGCGATGATGACTCTGATGACCATGAATGGGTTCCTTTGGGGGAGTCTATTGATGAAATATTTGATAGTGTATTTGGTTAA